DNA sequence from the Lagenorhynchus albirostris chromosome 5, mLagAlb1.1, whole genome shotgun sequence genome:
CACTTTTCACCTCTGCAGGACTACTATTTCTAAGCCCTTACCGTGTCTCTCTTTCATgcgagattttaaaaatacttcataaatACATAaccttttcatttcaaatacaCCCAAAACCTGCGGTATTTCTCACTACATAACCCTGAGACACTGCTGCCCCTGTGAGTAGacacaaatgagaaaaaggaggaaggtgAATTTAATTTCCACCTCAGTCACTGAATTACAGCATCATCTTCAACAAGTGATTTTGCTTGTATGCTCTAGCTTCTCGGCTGTAGAGTTTGGATAAAACTTCACTTCTTAGGGAAGTAAGAACTACTGagataatttctttaaaaccCTTGGAGCTCAATGAtactaaatgaaaagaaagaacaggcCGCCGTCTGTATCATTCTCTTACTGAGTTAGGACTTCAGAAATTTGTATTGCCTCAGGAAGTTGTCTTCCCCAGCAATCCCTCTGATTTATTAAAGCTCACAGAATGTTTGCAAAGGCAAGAAATCTagagaataggaaagaaaaataaaccacacACAATTTTGCCTCTATAAGCGAGGGGTGTGTCTCTGAATAACCTGAATAAAGCCTAACGTCTTCGTTTACAGGCAGTGGAATTTTAGGTGGGTTAtttactctctgtgcctcagttcctttgTTTGGAAAGTGCGATTAAAACTAATACTCACATCTTAGTATTGTATTAGTTAATTAGTTAATACATGTAGTTAACTTTATTAGAAGAATGTCCAACACATTATAAGAACTAAAATTGTGTTAGctgttgctattatttttgttattgatattaattatataatttatatataaatataatatataattatataatatactatatattattatatatgttagAACACATAAGATGTGGGTTTGTCTAAATCTCACAAATGACCCAAACATTCTATCAATTGGAGTTACTTTGCACTGAAATTTTCCTGTTTGGGATAAACCAAGaatcaacatatttttttctgtaaagtgccagatagtaaatatttttggcacagtctctgtcacaactactcagggTTCACCTCTGTTGTTGTAGCTTGAAAGCAACCACAAACAGACTTAAACAAATGGGTGtgactatgttccaataaaactttatttacaaaaacaaaccataGTTTGCCAGACCCTAAAATAAACCAAGAAATCTTTCAAAGTCATTGTTTTTACTTAGTGAAGTAAACTGGGACCTTAATAAGGAAATTATTCTTCCTGCCAAAAGACATGAGAGAAAACATGTTGCCCATTACTATGCCCCAGATATCACCTCAACGCAAGACAATGATACTCCTACAGGACAGAGTGCTCAGATTAGAAAGCAAAGCCATAGCACTGAGAGAGAAGCCGCTCCTACGACAATGGGTGGCATTCATTTTGCAAAGGACTGGAAAGAGCAATCATCTTTGAGAACATGGTTGATGAAGTTTTGGTACTTAAAGTGAACCTTGAGCCTTTATAGATGTAGAGACTGAGAAGTTTCTGAAATACTAAGGAAGGCTTTATTTAAAAGGCAGCAAGGTCCCAGCACGCACTGGTATGGCTCGCGAACAacgtggaggtggtggtggggctgggaggggggatGGTCACATAAAAATTAAGGCTCAGCATAACATGGGCCGTGCGGGATGAAGAGAAATCTGGACCACAATCAAGAACTGCTCTCATAGCTACTTAAGAGATTTCACCAGCTCCCCAGtgcaaagaaactaaaaaataatatcaGAACTGCTTCGTATATCACTTATAGTCATAGTACTGAGCTGAGGATATTATTCTATCCTCAAGATACTGAGatgttgaaataatttctttgaaaCCTTGTAGCCCCAAAAATAAGGTACAGGGGCCCTCCTGTATTACTTCATTACTAATTTAAGACTTGGTCAATTTGTTGTGCATAAGGACATTCTCATCCTaagcattaaatatttattgtgtggaCTCCCTTGGGATGAGAGATTATTTTCAGAGAGGAATTTAGGGAAGAAGATAGTATGAAAAATAACTAGACCATGAGCTTCATAAGGGCAGGAACTCTAATGTTCTGTTTACTGTTAATGCACATTGTCTGAACTTTAGACActcaaatgttgaatgaatgaaagtttaCACTGTATAATTATGGTTAGAAtaactatatattatttatatttttattctatggAATGGATTCAGTCATTCTCAGTCCACTCAATGCTTCCCACCGCTCTATATTAAAACTCTCCTCCAGATATAATCTTTATTATATGACTAGGTGGACCTTCAGAACTACCATGGTCAAGATCTTTGCCCAGAATGAATAAAAAGAGTGACCATTAACAGTAAACCTATTTCTCTCTGTAACTGTTctacattaacatatatacacattcatgtATATGAAGTTAGTCTCTCTGACTTGGCGCCAAGTTAAATTGCGTCCTTATTCAAAGTTATTAGACAGTTTTAAATATTGTACATTTCTGATgagactttgaaaaagaagaaaataaatcacagcaTTTGGGCTCTCCTATGACACCAAATTGCTAGTGACTTTTTTTGGAAACTATCAGCTAAAGCAGAGTATGCATGTGTTTAATACAAtctgtattttacatatatatattcacatacgttataaatttatatgtgtattatatatttatattcataaattcTAGACTttacatattatgtatatgtatgcatatgcatTGGATAATTTATGATATCTTTCGCTTGAGCTTTGATGATAAGTTAGTAAGAGTCTTAACCTGGGCcagtcctttaaaatgttttggttACATCCTATatttttagaaacaaagaaatgttaTATCTTCATGATTAAGTTTATctgtgatgtctttttttttaattttcataatacaaGACTAAATGTTTCCATCTGATTCTGTGGTTACTTTTTTATTGCCAAAGCTCTGCATTGCTAAGGATGTTCTTTAACCATATTCAGCCAGAATTTTTTATGCTGTTTCCTACTTTTTGAGGATTTTCAGATATAATGTAGACTTTTAGAAAAATGAGTTGCCTGCAGTTCTTTGCAAAGGTACAATCACATCAAGGACTTCGTAAACTAAAAGCCTAACAAAATTTTTTCCATGAAATTCTCTCTAGGTTGTTTTATAGTCTCTAATGCTATATGTTTCAAAGTAACCAAAGCAGCAGTGGGACAATAAATAACATCTTCACTTAACCTGTTCTGGTGTAATCATAATGTCaatttaaatcaatttaaatttgcattattAAGTAATTTGCAGACAGGATTTTCAATAATTGAAGATTTAAAGATTTATCATAAATGAGACAAGAGGAGCAAGGCTAATTCACAAGAACTGAGTAAATCTAAGGCACAAAGGGGCTTCTTAGAAATCTTTCTCCCCAGACTCCTAAATGTTACCCTGGTTACTTGAAAGGCATTTagggtgattctttttttttttttttttttagctcaggAGGATATTGCAAAGAAAATGAGATTATGGCTAAGGGGAAGGCTTACAACTTTCAAAAAACtcatgtataatatacatatttattacatatatacacaatgtgtgtatatatatattatatatattataaaacataaagTTTGGTAAAAGGTTGTTTATAAACTACAACTTTGAAAAATGAGATATTTCAAACAtgctttctgaaaaagaaaaacagaaacaaaactttaTAATTGTCAACATTCCTTGGAAGTGTTCCCAATCATAAGGTGCTAAGAGGGGGCAattagaaaatgtgtgtgtgttgtgattAAGAATGCAAAGCCAGgctacaattttaaaaactggctctaccacttactaactGTTGGGGCAACTCTATACCTAACCATATTAGGATGAGCTGAGTTACCATCCAATAACAATCAACCCCCAAAACACAGTGACTTACACAACAAACTTTACTTCTTACACACACAAAACTTACTATAGGTTCTCACAGCCCTCCCGGGCAGCCATGATCCTTCAGTTGGCCTAACATTCCAGGCTGCTTGaatcttatatcttcttcatATTGACAAGGGCCTCTGTGTCATCACAGCAGGGAAAGAGAAAGCATGGAGAACCCAAGCATCAATTCAATATTGATTATTGTGAagtaggcagaaaagaaaattaagataaagTTAACctgaactatttaaaaattatatcattcaATTTTAGAACTTGAAAGGACCTAAAAATAATCCAGTCAAGtccccttattttacagatgtggaaacagataCCCAGAGAAAGTATAAGAATTTTTGCCCAAGTTTACACAGACAGCAGTAGCACAGTTTGGAATCAAATTCAGATTTCTCTCCTAGCTCCCTGCTGGCTGCAATTCCCCCACCAACCTTTGGAAATGTACTAACACTCTTGCCCCTTCTGTCATATCGTAGAGACAAGGGCAGCATGGTGGTTAGGTGTCCTGTcccttttcaaaaatatatttaatagaaaacccagagatgaTGGTAATGACAGAAGGAATGTCCCCAAGCCTCAAGTGGTATTGTGACAGCCGTTATTTATTTCCACTCATTGCATTTGAACAATGTGATACGTATTGTCCAACCCCACTAAAACTCCAGGGTTAAATACCATATGGAAAGGTAACCCAGAGCCTTCTTAATCACACTACGCTGCAAGGTCTATTACTATCAGTAGGAAGAGCCAGAGTGCTGAGCTAGCTGTCACAGGTGGCTGAGTGAAGGGGAAATCAAACAATATGTCAAGATAAGTGAAGGGCCCACTGTTTATTGAAGGTTATGGCTGGCAATGACTAATACAATTACTTTTCCCTTGAACAGATTCAGGTTCAAAATGTAGCTTCAGTTACCTCTAAAATGAAAGGAATGTTCAGAGTTCTATTGCCACTTCCATGTACTTAGACCATTACCAAATGAAtgttctcctttccctttccctgcttTCCTTCAGACTCCAGCACTGTGTGTGGAAAGACAGCCCTCAGGTCATGATGCTGAGCTGAGGAGGAATACTACCCCCAAAGCATCCTGGGAAATGCTTGACCAGAACTATTGCTGTCTGTTACTTCTTTGCTAAACCACTCATCTTGCAAAACCAacgaggtgggagggagacacaagaggaaggagatatggggatatatgtatatgtatagctgattcactttgttataaagcagaaactaacacaccattgtaaagcaattataccccaataaagatgttaattaattaattaattagtttaaaaaatgagttcAGAGACTCAATTGTTGTACAAAACACCCCAATACTCtggttaaaaatgtttttgtgagATAACTTCCTTTTTACTCCCTATATAATGCCATCTGACTTTAACAActagaaatattatttattcaaatggAAGCTTGCTTACTTTATGACATTGACATAAAATAGTTACATGGCTAAAGTTAGAACGGCTCCACCCAAAGATTCTGCAAAATCTTTAGTGTGGTGAGGACCATAATGACATTCTTATTAGTAAGtacaatacatatttttaaaacaaacaaagctgGTACCtcctattttcttaaaaatggcaTTGATGATATTCTTCCTGCAGTGGATTATGGAACAGAGAGGTCTAGATAAGAGTAAAAGCAGCCCCTTAGTAGAGTAGCTTGGACTCTCAAAGCGGTTATCTGTCATTCACATCAAGCCTGAGCAAGTATTTGGGTTAGTTTTATATGTCAAAACCGAAGGGGAAGGCTTAGCAAAAACATTGTCTCTTGCTCCGAATAAGGCAGGCTGAGGAGATGTACATCATTTCGCTCACACACTGGACTCCCCTCCCTTTTGttcctgcttctctcctgctTGGAGCTGACTCCTCCTTCCTGCAGCTCTGAGGATCACAGGCTGATTGAAGAACACAGCGGTTCCGATGGGGAGCTGTGCTCAGtgactcactctctctctcattttctctctgtctctctgtctctgaaccGGCAAAGCTGAAAACTGCCTGAAAAGCTCTCTGCCTTTGAATCCAGCTCTGGAACCAAATGCATCATTTTACTGCTCTTAAAAACTGAATAGAGTTTGATTACCTCAAGCCAAAGCTGCTTTGCTCCATAAGAAGGACCCGAAAGGACCCACACATCATTGTTTTTCAATCTACTTGAGGAGGTTTTGCTTTCATGCCTGAAACGTGCTGGTTTCAGGAGGGAGTTTttggtttgtctgtttttaattgaaatgttgaaaagtttcttattgctgctttAAGTggaacccaattttaaaatatgggttGAGTCAGATCTAAAGGAGAGTTGTCCATTTTCTGCCGGGACTGACTGGTGAACATCTTGAGGGAAACTTGGTAGGAGATAATGAGATCTGATTTGCAACTAACAGCCATGCTTAATTTTGAGAATATTTATAGActcattgaaaaagaaattaaatattgacCAAGGATAATGTCTGTATTTCTCAGTAACTTATCAACAAATGACTCTAGCCTGTggaaagaaaatcataattcgaCAGATCTTTTAAATCCGCCAGGAACCgtgaatatatatcttttttgcCTGACATGCTTAATGACTCTCGCAGCCCTGGCAGGCAGCATTTATTCACTAGTTTCCCTAATGAAAACGCGGAACAGAACTGTTGTGTCCATGCTTGTGGCTTCCTGGTCTGGGGATGATCTCATGAGCGTCTTGTCGGTGACCATCTTCATGTTTTTGCAGTGGCCAAATGAGGTCTCTGACTACTTCCAGTCTCTGTGCACCACCTCTGCCTTACTATATTTATGCCAGGGCCTCTCGAGCAACTTGAAGGCGACTCTCTTAGTCTCCTACAACTTTTACACGATGCACAGGGCTGTGGGGAGCCAGGCAGCCTCCAGAAGATCCGGCCAGGTGCTCGGCGTGGCGCTGACGGTGTGGGCAGCCAGTCTGCTGCTCTCCGCGCTTCCTCTGTGCGGCTGGGGCGCCTTTGTACGCACGCCTTGGGGCTGCCTGGCCGACTGCTCCAGCTCCTACGTGCTGCTACTTTTCGCTGTGTACACTTCGGCCTTCGGACTCCTCGCCGGCCTCTCGGTCCCCCTCACTCACCAGTTGCTGTGTTCGGAGGAGCCACCAAGACTCCACGCCAACTACCAGGAAATTTCCCGCGGAGCTTCCACTCCAGGGACCCCTTCAACGCGGGGGAGAGTGCTTTCCCCGTCCCCAGATGATGCTCCGGGCCCGGCCCTGCGGTGCTCGGGAGGATGCTCCCCGAGCTCGGACACCGTGTTTGGACCGGGTCTGcccgggagggcagggctggggccgggGCGCGGTGCTACTGCTGTGGCTGGAGCCTGCAGGCGTGAGGACCGGGGGACTCTTAATGGCACCAGGAGCTTCACCGTGAGCGTAGCGCAGAAGCGCTTTTCTTTGATCTTAGCGATGACAAAAGTCACCCTTTGGCTACCCATGATGGTAAAAGTGCGGTTGCTCACAGCGCGCGGGGGGGTGTGCCAGGCAGTATGAGTGCGTGTTGAGACCACCCTCCCCGGTTTGGAGGGTCACCCAGAGACGTGCATTAAGTCCGCTTACGAATGTATCTCGCTTGGTTTTAGAGAAGCACTTGGAGGAAGGCAGTTCATGGGTAGGACTAGCAGCCGCGAAGCCTTTGCTGCTAAGTGCTTCTCGGTTCAAAACTggggaggaggggcttccctggtggagcagtggttgggagtccgcctgccagtgcggggggtgcggattcgtgccccggtccctgcgcgtccggagcctgtgctccggaacgggaggggccacagcagtgagaggcccgcgtgccaaaaaaaaaaaaaaagaaaagaaaagaaaaaactggggAGGAGTATGGGGAGCGCTTTCAGGCGCGAGAGACTTAGTTTTCTGAGATCTCTCATGGTCAAGGGTGTCCCTTTCTCTCGTAGCGATATCTGGGAGTATTCAGTAAAGAGGGTTTTTGCCCCCAATCCTCTGTCAtgcccttctctctgctccattCCTCCCTAGTAAGGACACCGCCCATCCCCCGCAGGGAGACAGGAGAGGCGTGGTCAGGAGTAGAGACAGCAGAAAGTAGAGAAAACAGGCTTTTGTTCAAGCCTCCAGGAAAGAGCCCAGCTGAGAGGTGGCAGGTGGTGCCCTAGTGTGACAAGCATAACCTGGCAGAGGTGAGGGGCCAGGGGTGTGACAAAGGACATCTGGAGTACCAGGTACAGGTTTCACACATGCTTGCCTGTTTTCTGGGATAACATTTTCTGTATTGTGACTGTGTTTCCCTAGTGGAAACTTGAGCTGGCAGCTAGCACAGACCAGGCTGTCAAGAGTGGAAACTCTCAAAGCCTGTGCAGTCTGGAGCAGCGGGCCTCCTCCCAAGGATTCCTAGTCCATCACCCAAACTGAGGATGCCAGCCCAGGAATAGAGCTTCTGGCTCTCAGACAGGAAAGGGCcctggaggagggagctggggcagCATGCTTGAGGGAAAGGCTTggcaaaatggaaaatgttatcCTAGGATAGGTCTGAAGCTCTCTGCTTTTGCAGATCCACATGGTGGTCCAGCACGTCGTGGGGTTTCAGAGCCTTCCCTTTGAGACGCTCAGCTTTCTGCTAACCCTCCTGGCCACCGCTGTAACTCCAGTGTTTGTCTTGTCCAAACACTGGACACACTTGCCCTGTGGCTGCATCATCAACTGCAAGCAGAACACATATGCAGTGACGTCTGATGGGAAAAAACGTAAGTCCTGAACAGTGCAGAGGTTGGGAACAATATGCATATGGTCAAATACAGAAAGGTGGTCTGTTGAGAGAGTTGCCTTAGTAGGGGCTGAAGAGTCCAAGGACAAATGAAGTGGtaaatggaagaaattataaTGTGAAACAAGTGTTAGCACAATATTGGAGTAAGTTTTAAATGAGGCAAGTTTAAAACAGCTCTGTGAACTGCTTGTACattgaataattattttaggtaagaaaagaagagaatttaTTCAAACCAGCATGAAGTCAACAAAGGCCTTTAGGTGTTATATCTACCATAGGTCTTAGCCTAGAGTAGAAAATAACTCCCCCTCCCAAATCTACGTATGAGAAGTCTGcatctttgaaaagttaaaaactcATTATATTAAAGTTCATTATTGCTGAGTGGAACAGTaaagaaaagcattttctttAGTTTGCTGCTTATATTCTTCCAGggttttggaaagttttcagagTAAGCAATAGGAGTGACTAAAAACAGttccaaaacaaattttaagtgttTGCCTCTGCTTttagaaaacatacatatatacacaaaacaaCCCCACGGACACCTATAATTTCAAAAAAGGACAAAGGTGGCAGAGTTTGTCAATGTATGTTCATGTATGAATCTAGCCATGCCAgttacttaaaacaaacaaacaaaccaaaaaaaaaaaaaaacaactatgttCTAAAGAGTACCTCTAGACCAGGAGTGTGGTCAATTATAAAACTCACTGGAGTGTAATTGTTCCTATTCTGAGAACAGGAAAAGTTGAAGAATGACCTGTATATTTTGACTCTTCCATAAGGAAAAGGatatttttttgtcattccaGACAAAAGATAGGATGTTCTACCATTTAATAAATCCAAGACTGCATTAGTGTATGCTGAATTAACTGTTCCATTAATTGTCCTTTGCTCAGAATAAGCAAGTATATTATTCtttaacagagaagaaagaataaataaaaacagtccATCTTAGACTATTTTAGGGCTATGAAAACTGGAGACTATTAAAGAATATTCTGCAATCAGTTCTTCAACaggtttattttataaacattaaatagTCATGAACTGGTCATTTTCCATGTATTCATGACATTTAATGTCTAGATAATTTTCAAATGACCAGAAGATTTTTTTAGTGTTAAGGATGCCATGAAGTTTTATTGTTAATAGATGCCAAATTCATCTATGCccttaaaataaaatagccaTGGAACTTGTAATAATTATGTGCTTTTGGATATTAATATCCAGAGCAACAgtgacacagaaaattaataataaatctgTTTGAACCACATAGAAGAACACAGAACATGTAAAAATCACTTACAAGCCTGAAAGTTCTaccattctatcaaacattaataTTTTGTCACTAAATTGATGAACTAACCCCATCTTATAGTATTTAAAATTGTGAGAGAGACAAGAAGAGTTTAGGGCAGTCACTTTTAAGAACTGAAGGGCACCTTTATCAGAGCTGAAAACAAAGCAATGCAACAGATCTATCACTATAAATGGTCTAGGAAGCACTTCTGTCTTATACTGCACAAAATAGAAGAAACTACAGCAGACTAGCAGAATCAATAATCCTGCTAATATCTCATGTTTGAAATTAGAACCATGCCTTTCAagatcaaaataatatttttcctctaaaattatcGTTGCccttatttgtattcattttaaaatttcagggaAGGTGTTGAAATGTGAGCTTAGAGAGGCGTGGCTTCGAAAATAAAATG
Encoded proteins:
- the GPR149 gene encoding probable G-protein coupled receptor 149; amino-acid sequence: MSVFLSNLSTNDSSLWKENHNSTDLLNPPGTVNIYLFCLTCLMTLAALAGSIYSLVSLMKTRNRTVVSMLVASWSGDDLMSVLSVTIFMFLQWPNEVSDYFQSLCTTSALLYLCQGLSSNLKATLLVSYNFYTMHRAVGSQAASRRSGQVLGVALTVWAASLLLSALPLCGWGAFVRTPWGCLADCSSSYVLLLFAVYTSAFGLLAGLSVPLTHQLLCSEEPPRLHANYQEISRGASTPGTPSTRGRVLSPSPDDAPGPALRCSGGCSPSSDTVFGPGLPGRAGLGPGRGATAVAGACRREDRGTLNGTRSFTVSVAQKRFSLILAMTKVTLWLPMMIHMVVQHVVGFQSLPFETLSFLLTLLATAVTPVFVLSKHWTHLPCGCIINCKQNTYAVTSDGKKPKRRCFEFNLSFQRSYGIYKIAHEDYYDDDENSTSYHNPMNYECKTTKDSQRDSHNVFNAIKVEISTMPSLDSSTLKGINKCTNTDIIDAKQDSHNEKGVDPLLSEKKEGDIKYDETTLLEGPERRLSHEESQKPDLSDWEWCRSKSERTPRQRSGGALAIPLCAFQGTVSLQAPTGKTLSLSTYEVSTEGQKITPASKKIEVYRSKSVGHEPNSEDSPSTFADTSVKIHLEVLEICDNEEALDTVSIISNISQSSTQIRSPSLRYSRKENRFVSCDLGETASYSLFLPTSNPDGDINISIPDTVEAHRQNSKRQSQERDGYQEEIQLLNKAYRRREEESKDN